From a single Candidatus Rokuibacteriota bacterium genomic region:
- a CDS encoding MFS transporter, which translates to MTTDRPVYAWIVLASAFVIISAGIGALFSLGVFLKPIEDATGWSRASISGIAFFNWVVMGVGSLFWGNLSDRIGTRLVALMGGVLLGLGLVLSSRVTLPWQFYLSFGLLVGLGVSAFYVPLTSTVTTWFAANRGLAAGIVSAGNGFGLLVISPLSRWLISTFDWRAAMLILGNLTWLVVIPAALFIRNSPGERTRTLEATPAAATPDGSGFTAGAALSSFPLWVIALTHFACCAAHSGPIFHMVSHAMDQGIPNMAAAGVLGASGLSSIPGRIGFGVLADRIGAKPVLVTGLAAQAVMIFAYLLADDLATFYVLALLFGVTYGGVMPLYAVVTREYFGQKVMGTAYGAVFFISSVGMGVGSFAGGWFHDNLGSYAWLYLSSFAIGGMASLLAATLRPPRAITSLTSST; encoded by the coding sequence ATGACCACCGACAGGCCCGTCTACGCCTGGATCGTCCTCGCCTCCGCCTTCGTCATCATCTCCGCGGGTATCGGCGCCCTGTTCTCCCTCGGCGTCTTCCTGAAGCCGATCGAGGACGCCACCGGCTGGAGCCGGGCCAGCATCTCCGGCATCGCCTTCTTCAACTGGGTCGTCATGGGCGTGGGGTCGCTCTTCTGGGGAAACCTCTCCGACCGGATCGGCACGCGGCTCGTGGCGCTCATGGGCGGCGTCCTCCTCGGGCTCGGCCTCGTGCTCTCGAGCCGGGTCACGCTGCCCTGGCAGTTCTATCTGAGCTTCGGCCTGCTCGTCGGGCTCGGCGTGAGCGCCTTCTACGTCCCCCTCACCTCCACGGTCACCACGTGGTTCGCGGCCAACCGCGGCCTCGCCGCCGGCATCGTCTCGGCCGGGAACGGCTTCGGCCTCCTCGTGATCTCGCCGCTCTCGCGCTGGCTCATCTCGACCTTCGACTGGCGCGCCGCCATGCTCATCCTGGGCAACCTCACGTGGCTCGTCGTGATCCCGGCCGCGCTGTTCATCCGCAACAGCCCTGGCGAGAGGACGCGCACCCTCGAGGCGACTCCAGCGGCAGCGACTCCCGACGGAAGCGGGTTCACCGCCGGCGCCGCGCTCAGCTCGTTCCCGCTCTGGGTCATCGCCCTCACGCACTTCGCCTGCTGCGCGGCCCACTCGGGGCCCATCTTCCACATGGTGAGCCACGCCATGGATCAGGGGATCCCTAACATGGCGGCGGCCGGCGTCCTCGGCGCCTCCGGGCTCTCGTCGATCCCGGGACGGATCGGCTTCGGCGTGCTCGCCGACCGCATCGGCGCCAAGCCCGTCCTCGTCACCGGGCTCGCCGCCCAGGCTGTCATGATTTTTGCGTACCTGCTCGCCGACGACCTCGCGACCTTCTATGTCCTCGCGCTGCTCTTCGGCGTGACCTACGGCGGCGTGATGCCGCTCTACGCTGTCGTCACGCGCGAGTACTTCGGCCAGAAGGTCATGGGGACCGCGTACGGCGCAGTGTTCTTCATCTCGTCGGTCGGGATGGGGGTGGGCTCGTTCGCGGGCGGCTGGTTCCACGACAACCTCGGGAGTTACGCCTGGCTCTATCTCAGCTCCTTCGCGATCGGGGGGATGGCGTCCCTCCTCGCGGCGACCCTTCGCCCGCCGCGCGCGATCACTAGCCTCACTTCTTCCACATGA
- a CDS encoding chromosome partitioning protein ParB translates to MGTWATFPDKEPSREARALAEQVERDRGQVLALYQDPVGEHWQIFCLLPMERVEATPYQRDLSPTHVKRLQEVVKKLDRFVDPIVAMSPKPGLYWTPNGNHRRAVLEKLRGKLIPAILVPEPEVAYQILALNTEKAHNLKEKSLEVIRMYKGLARETPRASEDDYAFQFESPHFITLGLLYEKNRRFAGGAFAPILRRVDKFLKATLPKALEERQERADLVREADEVLSDVVARIKKRGINHPYVKNFVLARTTPLTRARKTLPSFDVTFKKLTENLEAFDVARIRYEDIARSALMAAPPAG, encoded by the coding sequence ATGGGTACCTGGGCGACGTTTCCCGACAAGGAGCCATCCCGAGAGGCGCGGGCGCTCGCCGAGCAGGTCGAGCGCGACCGAGGCCAGGTCCTCGCCCTCTACCAGGATCCGGTCGGCGAGCACTGGCAGATCTTCTGCCTGCTTCCGATGGAGCGCGTGGAGGCCACGCCCTACCAGCGCGACCTCTCGCCGACTCACGTCAAGCGCCTCCAGGAGGTCGTCAAGAAGCTGGACCGTTTCGTGGACCCGATCGTCGCCATGTCCCCCAAGCCCGGCCTCTACTGGACCCCCAACGGCAACCACCGGCGCGCCGTGCTCGAGAAGCTCAGGGGGAAGCTGATCCCCGCGATCCTGGTCCCCGAGCCCGAGGTCGCCTACCAGATCCTCGCCCTGAACACCGAGAAGGCCCACAACCTGAAGGAGAAGTCGCTCGAGGTGATCCGCATGTACAAGGGGCTCGCCAGGGAGACCCCGCGCGCCTCCGAGGACGACTACGCCTTCCAGTTCGAGTCGCCCCACTTCATCACGCTCGGTCTCCTCTACGAGAAGAACCGGCGCTTCGCGGGCGGGGCCTTCGCCCCGATCCTCCGCCGCGTGGACAAGTTCTTGAAGGCCACGCTCCCCAAGGCGCTGGAGGAGCGCCAGGAGCGCGCGGACCTCGTTCGCGAGGCGGACGAGGTGCTCTCCGACGTCGTCGCCAGGATCAAGAAGCGGGGGATCAACCACCCCTACGTGAAGAACTTCGTCCTGGCCCGGACGACGCCCCTGACGCGCGCGCGGAAGACCCTCCCCTCGTTCGACGTCACCTTCAAGAAGCTCACCGAAAACCTGGAGGCGTTCGACGTAGCCAGGATCCGCTACGAGGACATCGCCCGCTCCGCCCTGATGGCGGCGCCCCCCGCTGGCTGA
- a CDS encoding type II toxin-antitoxin system HicB family antitoxin, whose amino-acid sequence MRSYEFTVVIERDEDGRYVAICPALQGCYTEGESEAEAMELIRDAIRLHIEARLERGEPVSEEVKTSTVRVEV is encoded by the coding sequence ATGAGAAGCTACGAGTTCACCGTGGTGATTGAGCGTGATGAGGATGGACGCTACGTGGCGATCTGCCCCGCCCTTCAGGGCTGCTACACCGAAGGGGAAAGCGAGGCCGAGGCCATGGAGCTGATCCGGGACGCGATCCGCCTCCACATTGAAGCGAGGCTGGAGCGCGGTGAACCGGTATCCGAGGAAGTTAAGACCTCCACTGTCCGCGTGGAGGTATGA
- a CDS encoding GNAT family N-acetyltransferase has product MTRLTIRPLMLEDRDEALAVINTAARWYREFLPAGEYHDPEMTPGQWEGEARRMTWYGAFAEGALVGVMGLEYVRDTALLRHAYVLPDHQRRGVGSRLRDHLEGEVRGVRRIIVGTYAGNYKARAALEKAGYRLSSDSEAVLRAYYAIPEDRLKSSVTYEKTISAVATRRRRSR; this is encoded by the coding sequence ATGACGCGCCTCACGATCCGCCCGCTGATGCTCGAAGACCGCGACGAAGCCCTGGCCGTGATCAATACGGCCGCCAGGTGGTACCGGGAGTTCCTCCCGGCAGGGGAATATCACGACCCCGAGATGACGCCTGGCCAGTGGGAGGGCGAGGCCAGGCGGATGACCTGGTACGGCGCCTTCGCCGAGGGAGCCCTGGTCGGGGTGATGGGGCTCGAGTACGTCCGCGACACCGCGCTGCTCCGCCACGCCTACGTCCTCCCGGACCATCAGCGCCGCGGGGTCGGCTCGCGGCTCCGTGACCACCTCGAGGGCGAGGTGCGGGGCGTGCGGCGGATCATCGTGGGGACCTATGCGGGAAACTACAAGGCCCGGGCTGCTCTGGAAAAAGCCGGCTACCGGCTCTCGTCCGACTCCGAGGCCGTGCTCAGGGCCTACTACGCCATCCCCGAGGATCGCCTCAAGTCGTCGGTGACGTACGAGAAGACTATCTCAGCGGTCGCCACTCGACGGCGCCGATCTCGGTGA